GTCTCCGCGTGGCCGGCGTCAGATCGAGCTGCCGACCGTGCTGAGGATCGTCTTGACCTGGCCGCCGAGGAAGATGAGGGCGATGATCGCGATGACCGCGATGAGGGCGAGGATCAGCGCGTATTCGGCGAGACCCTGGCCCTCCTCGTCCCGCCGAAGCGAGGCGAGGACCGAGTGGATGAGCGCCATGCATGGCCTCCTGATGATGAGTTCCGCCCCGTGATACCCGAGGTCGGCGGCCACTATACGTGGCGTCCTGCGATGGCCACCACTAGGCATTTCGTACCGTCGGTGCGCGCTCGCACCCGGACCGTCGGCCGTCAGTTGGCGCGATCGATCGCCGTTCCGATGGCGGCAAGGACGTCCGCGAGGGTCCTCCCGAAGACTACGAGGATGACGATCGCGACGACGGCCATGAGGCTGAGGATGAGCCCGTACTCCACGATCCCCTGACCTGCCGCCCTTCGGATGTCGGCCACCGTCGCGCTCAGCCGGCGGTAACCGCGGGCGGGGCGGCGACCGGGGCGCGTGGGAGATCGGCGACGATCCGGACCTCCATGCCCTTCGCGCTCAACCCGGCGTGGATACCGAGCGTCTTCGCCCGCTCGGTGATCTCCCGCCACGTCACGGGCGGCATGGGCACCCAGGCCGTCTTCCGGGCGACCTCGGCCGCCGCCAGCGCGCTTGCCAGATCGCGTTCCTCGATCATCGTCCGCAGGATCTCGGGCAGGGGCTCGGAGCGACCCTTGCCACCCGGATCCCTGCCGTCCGGATCTTTGCCGCGCTTCCCGCGACCACGATCGTCCCGAGCGGCGCCGCCGGAACCTCGGCCTGCCTCCGCCGCGTTCGCGGTCGTCGCGACATCGCGCTCTGCCGTGACCGTCGCCGTGATGGTGTCGCTCCAGTCGAGGCGGATGACGACCCGCTCCGGCGCGCTCGAGAGGAATCCGGCGAGCGTCTCATCGAGGAGGCGGAAGAGTCCGGACTCGAGCTCCATCGGCAGGCGGACGTCGAGGCCGAATGACTCGAACTCGACGGGGGTCCGGGCCCGCCGACCGCGATCGCGTGCCGCCCCGCGGAGCGTCGCGACGAGCCCGAGGTCGTCGAGGACCATCGGCCTCACGTCGAAGATGAACGTCTTGGTGGCTTCGAGCGTCTGCTGGACCATCGCGATGAGCTGGCGGACCTCGTCGCGAGCCCGCTCCGGGTCGCGCGTCACCAGCCGATCCACGATCTGGGCCTGGAGGACGATGTTCGTCAGGCTCTGGGCGGGGCCGTCGTGCATCGCCCGGGAGATCTCCCGCCGGAGATCCTCCTGGACCGCGAGGACCACGCGCGCGACCGCCGGCGAGAGCGTCGCCCGGTCGTCGCCGTCCGCGGCCGCGGCCTCCATGGCGCCGACCGCATCCGGTCCGACCGCTGCCGACGACGCGGTCTCGCTCGCCGCCTCCAGCGACTCCACGATCCCGGCGAGCGCCTCACGGTAGCGCCGCAGCACCTTGACCTTGCCCTCGAGGACCTCGACCTGGGTATCCATGAGGGCGGCCCGCTTCGTCAGCGTGGCCACCTGCGCACCGAGCGCCATGGCCTCCCCGACTCCTTCCGGCGCGTCGGTGGATGCCGTTTCGAGGCGCGTGGCGGCGGCCGCCCGCTTCGTCTCGTGACGACCGGCCTCCGCCCGGGCCTGCTGGAGGAGGAGATCGATCTCCGCCAGCTCGCGATCGAGGCCGCTCACATCGGCGGCTGCCCGCGCCCGGAGGTCGTGGAGCGAGGCGGGCGGCGGGTCGTCCGATCCGGTCATGGCGCGCGCCGCGCTCAGTCCTCCGGCATCCGGATCCAGCCCTGTCGCATGGCGTACACGACGGCCTGGGTCCGGTCGTTCACGGACAGCTTGCGGAGGATCGAGCTCATGTGGTTCTTCACCGTCTGCTCGCTGATGCTCAGCGCATAGGCGACCTGCTTGTTCGTCATCCCCTGGGCGATGTTGTCGAGGATCTCGACCTCGCGGGGCGAGAGCGGAGCGAAGATCGGGGCGGCCTCCTGGCCGTACACCGCGAGCTCGCGGAACTCCTTGAGGACGCGCGACGCGACTGCCGGCTTGGCGAACACCTTGTCGTTGATGAGGTACTCGCCCTGGGAGACGCGACGGATGATCGTCACCAGGTCGTCCGGCCCGACATCCTTGAGGATGAACGCCGCCGCCCCGGCCTTGATCGCGTCGAACAGCGCGTCCTCGTCCTCGTTCGCCGCGAGGACGATGATCGCCGCGCTCGGCAGCTCCCGCTTGATCCGCTGGGTCGTCTCGATCCCGCCGGAGCCCGGGACGGAGTGATCCATGAGGATGATGTCCGGGGATGTCTCGATCGCGAGGTCGAAGGCGCGCCGGCTCTCGTCGGCCTCGCCGACGACGTCGAAGTCGAGCTCCTTCTCGAGGATGTTCCGGATGCCGACCCGGAACAGGGCGTGGTTGTCGACGATGAGGATCTTCGTCCGCTCGTCGATCGTCCGGCGGTCCGGCCCGCCCCGCCGCCGCTCGGGTCCGCTGTAGTCCATGGCTTTCACCTGTTCTCCTCTCCGGTCGGGATGGTCAGTGTCACCGTCGTTCCCTCAGCAGGGCTCGACCGAACGTCGAATCGCGCTCCGATGAGTTCCGCCCGCTCGCGCATGAACTGGAGCCCGAAGTTCCGGCGCCCCCGCGCCGCCACGGTCCCGACATCGAAGCCCCGACCGTCGTCCCGGACCTCGAGGATCCAGTCCGGGCCGGCCATCCGGCTCGACACGGTAACCCCGTCGGCGGCAGCGTGCTTGCGGACATTCTGGAGCGCCTCCTGGACGATGCGCAGGGCGACCGTCTGCTCGGTCTCGGCGAGGTGGTCGGCCGGCGCGCCGAGGGCGGTATCGACCCGCATGCCGGCGACGGCCGCGAGCGTGGCCGCAGCCTCGGCGATCGCCCCATCCAGGCCGAGCTGATCGAGAAGCGGCGGGCGCAGGTGGGTGATGAACGTCCGGACCTCGTCGAGCTCGCGCCGGAGCTGGGCACGAAGGATCCCGATCTCCGTCCGGACGAGCGCCGGATCCTCGTGGAGCACCCGCTCGATGTACTCGACCTGGAAGATCGCGTTCGTCAGCGCCTGGGCGGGGCCGTCGTGGACGTCCTGGGCCAGCCGGCCGCGCTCGGCCTCCTGCGCCTCGAGGATCCGCATCTGGAGGTCCGTCGGCAGACTCACCGACGCCGGGTCGCTGATGAGCGTGACGTCTCCGTGCTCGAGGAAGAGCCATGAGCTCTCGAGGCTCCGCTGGGCGAGATCGAGTCGCGAGAGCTCGCGCTCGTGGACCCCGAGCGCCTCGCCGAGCTCCGTCACCATGCTCCGATCGGGGCCTGGGGGACTGCCGCCCGGATCGACCTCATCGTGAACGGCATGCCAGCGAGCCAGCTCGCCGTGATAGGCCTCGCGGTAGCGGTCACGGATCGAGCGGACACTGTTCGCCGCCTGGCTGAGGGCGGCCTTCGCCTCCGCGTGGAGGCTGTCGAAGGGATCCCCGCGGGGATCGGCGGTGGATCGGGCGGTGGATCGGTCCATCGGCTCCCGAGTATAGGGACCCCCGAACGGGCGACGTCCGGCCCTTTCGGCCCGCGCGCTCACGGGCAGCGTATCCGGTACGCCCTGGTCCCGCCGAGTGCCGGAGTCCCCGTGGTGTCGAGTGGCACCGCCCGGAAGCACGTCGCGTCCGGTCCACCCGCCGCAAGGATCGCGGGCCACGCTCCGCGCGGGTCCGCGCCGAGGATAAGGAGCCGCGCTCCGAATCGGGTCGCCAGCCCGACGACGTCCGCCGGCGACTCGTCCGGGAGCGCGAGAGCCGGTCGACCCGTCGCCTCCGCGTACCAGATGGGGAAGTCCGTGACCACCGGAGCGTTCAGCTCGGATGCGGTCACCCCGGCCGTCGTGAGTGCCGGCCCGAGCGCCGCGAACCGCGCCGCGACGTCACGCGCCTGGGCGCCGTAGCTCGCGAGCGAGAGGCTGAAGAGGACGGAGGCGGCGATCGTGAGCGTCGGCCCGAGCCAGGCGACCGGGTTCGTCCAGCCGCGCCAGCGGCCCACCCGGGCGATGAACGCGTCGAGACCGGCGAGGCAGCCGACGATGAGGAGGGCGTGGACCGGCCCCGCCGCGTGGAGGAACGTCCCCCACGTCGTGGAGACCGGGAAGAGGAGCGTGGTTGTCGCGAACGTGAGGCCGGAGAGGACGATGAGTGGTCGGAGCACTCCCGCGCCGCGGATCATGGGGAGCACGACGAGCGCCCCGAGCCCGACGACACCGACCGGGAAGCTCGGCACGAGGAGCACGTCGAGGAGGTTGTGGCCGAACCCCTCCACCCGCGAGCCGACGAGGAACCCGAGGCCCTCGCCGAGATACCGGGCCACAGTCGGCGGATGTGCGTAGGCGAAGATGTCGAACCCGGTGACGGACAGGGCGTTGGAGACGGCCTGGCCGGGAAAGGGGCTGCCGAAGACCGCCCAGTCGCGGATGAGCCAGGGCACGAGGACGAGGCCGCCGACGATCGCCGGGATGGCGATGAGCCGGAACCGGACCACCCCATCGAGCCGTCGCCCGCCGCCATCCACCCCGTCCCTCGCCAGCCATGCGACCGCGACCCAGGCGAGCCCGAGCCAGACGAACTCGTTCCGGGTGAGCGCCGCGAGGCCGACGAGGACGCCGAGGCCGAGGACCCGCGCATCGCGGACGCGAGCCCCCTGCGGATCGCGGAGCAGACGAGTCATGAGGAGGCACGCCCCGAGCGCGATGGCCGTGAACGGCGTCGTCGAATCCGGCAGCGCGCTGTGGAGGAGGAGCGGCAGCGAGACGGCCGCCGTCAGGCCGCTGCCCACGGC
The sequence above is drawn from the Chloroflexota bacterium genome and encodes:
- a CDS encoding Flp family type IVb pilin, which codes for MALIHSVLASLRRDEEGQGLAEYALILALIAVIAIIALIFLGGQVKTILSTVGSSI
- a CDS encoding Flp family type IVb pilin: MSATVADIRRAAGQGIVEYGLILSLMAVVAIVILVVFGRTLADVLAAIGTAIDRAN
- a CDS encoding response regulator transcription factor → MDYSGPERRRGGPDRRTIDERTKILIVDNHALFRVGIRNILEKELDFDVVGEADESRRAFDLAIETSPDIILMDHSVPGSGGIETTQRIKRELPSAAIIVLAANEDEDALFDAIKAGAAAFILKDVGPDDLVTIIRRVSQGEYLINDKVFAKPAVASRVLKEFRELAVYGQEAAPIFAPLSPREVEILDNIAQGMTNKQVAYALSISEQTVKNHMSSILRKLSVNDRTQAVVYAMRQGWIRMPED
- a CDS encoding sensor histidine kinase is translated as MDRSTARSTADPRGDPFDSLHAEAKAALSQAANSVRSIRDRYREAYHGELARWHAVHDEVDPGGSPPGPDRSMVTELGEALGVHERELSRLDLAQRSLESSWLFLEHGDVTLISDPASVSLPTDLQMRILEAQEAERGRLAQDVHDGPAQALTNAIFQVEYIERVLHEDPALVRTEIGILRAQLRRELDEVRTFITHLRPPLLDQLGLDGAIAEAAATLAAVAGMRVDTALGAPADHLAETEQTVALRIVQEALQNVRKHAAADGVTVSSRMAGPDWILEVRDDGRGFDVGTVAARGRRNFGLQFMRERAELIGARFDVRSSPAEGTTVTLTIPTGEENR